A window of Microbacterium sp. BK668 genomic DNA:
TGAGGAGCGTTCCGAGGGCGCCCCACAGCACGACCCTGGCCGAGCCGATCCGCGTCGCCCATGCCCCGAAGAGCGGGATCGTCACGAGCTGCAGGAGCGCGCCGATCGTCGTCGCGATCAGCAGCGCCTGGAAGCTGAAGCCCAGCTGCTCCGCGCCGTAGTTGATCGTGTAGGTGTTCATGAGGGAGTACGACCCGATGCCGAGGAGGGCCGCGCCGATCGCGATGACGATCGCGACCGGTCGCAGGCGGAACATCGTGAGGAACGGCACGCGGTCGCGGCGTCCGGTCGCCACGACGTTCTCGAACACCGGCGTCTCGTCGATCGACAGCCGCAGGTACAGGGAGACCAGCAGGAGCGGGAAGGCGATCAGGAACGGGATGCGCCAGCCCCACGCCGCGAGCTCCTCGGGAGGCAGCACGCTCACCATCACGAGGAAGACGGTTGCCGAGAGGATCGAGCCGACGGGAGAGCCGAGCTGCGGGATCGCGGCGTAGAACGCCCGCTTGACCGGACCGGAGTGCTCGGTGGCGAGAAGGATCGAGCCGCCCCACTCGCCGCCCAGCGACAGGCCCTGCGCGATGCGCAGGACGAGAAGGAGCGCCGCGCCTATCCAGCCGGCCTGCGCGTACGTCGGAAGCACTCCGATGAGGCCCGTCGCCACGCCCATGATCGCGATGGTCCACAGGAGCGTCGCGCGGCGGCCGAGGCGGTCGCCCATGTGCCCGAAGATGACGGCGCCGATGGGACGCACGACGAACGCGAGGGCGATCGTGGCGAGGGCGGCGAGCGTCTTGCCGACATCGCCCAACGGGTCGAAGAACAGCGGCCCGACGAAGAACGCGGCGAAGTACGCGTAGACGTAGAAGTCGAAGGACTCCAGCGATGTGCCGATCATGGACGCCCAGGCGACGCGGCGCGCGGGCGTGACGGAGTCGGGGACAGGGGTGGGAGCGGGGGGAGCGGAAGTCACGGACATAGATCTTGGCACGAGTCCAGAAACCGGGACCGGCGCTGCGGCATTCCCCGCCCCGCGCCGTCTCCGCCCGGGCTTGCGCGCGCCCGGTAGAATCGAGCCATCAGCATCGATCCGGCCATCACCGGGGAGCTCTCGGAAGAACGGGACCCACGTCCTCACTAGAACCGAGCGGGTCAGGCCCGTCACAGCCGCTGTGAGAGGGGATGGATGCCGAGGCATCCGTCAATGCAGGGTGGTACCGCGGTGCGACCGGACCAGGGGTCCGGGGAGTGTCGTCCCGGCAGAAGCCGACAAGACGAGACCCTGCGAGACGAGACGATGGCCTACCCCCGCCCCTCCGCGTTCGGACCTGCCGCTGACGCTTCGACGTCCTCGGGCCAGGTGCCGGTCACCCCGAGCCCGCGCTTTCCCGACATCGAGCGCGAGACGCTCGCGTTCTGGGCGCGGGACGACACGTTCCGGGCCTCCATCGCTCACCGCGAGGGCGCCGAGGAGTGGGTCTTCTACGACGGCCCGCCGTTCGCCAACGGACTCCCGCACTACGGTCACCTGCTCACCGGCTACGCGAAGGACCTGTTCCCGCGCTTCCAGACGATGCGCGGCAAGAAGGTCGACCGCGTCTTCGGCTGGGACACGCACGGCCTTCCGGCGGAGCTCGAGGCTATGAAGCAGCTCGGCATCACGGAGAAGGACGAGATCGAGGCGATGGGCGTCGCGACCTTCAACGCGAAGGCCCGCGAGTCGGTGCTCGAGTACACGCGCGAGTGGGAGGACTACGTCACCCGCCAGGCACGCTGGGTCGACTTCGAGCGCGGGTACAGGACGCTCGACACGAACTACATGGAGTCGGTGCTGTGGGCGTTCAAGACGCTCCACGAAAAGGGTCTCGCCTACGAGGGATACCGTGTGCTGCCGTACTGCTGGCGCGACCAGACCCCGCTGTCCAGCCACGAGCTGCGCATGGACGACGACGTCTACAAGATGCGCCAGGACCCGTCGGTCACCGTCACCTTCCCGCTCACCGGTGCGAAGGCCGAGGCGCTCGGCCTCACCGCCGTCCGGGCGCTGGCCTGGACGACGACGCCCTGGACCCTCCCGACGAACCTCGCGCTCGCCGTCGGTCCCGACATCCGGTACGTCGTCGTACCCGGCGGACCGAACGGCGCCGCCGACATCCGTCCCGGCGACGACCCTCTCGAGGCGACCGCCCACCGGTACCTCCTCGCGGAGGAGCTGCTCGCCGGCTACGCGAAGGACCTCGGCTACGAGACGGCCGAGTTCGCGAGGGAGGCCGTCGTGCAGACGGTCCTGGGCAGCGAGCTCGCCGACGTCACCTACGACCGGCTGTTCGACCACTACGCGGATGCTGCGACCTGGGGCACCCAGAACGCCTGGCGCATCCTGGTCGACGACTACGTCACCACGGCCGACGGCACCGGCATCGTGCACCAGGCTCCGGCGTACGGCGAGGACGACCAGCGGATCACCGAGGCCGCCGGCATCCCTCTCATCATGAGCCTCGACGACGGAGGCCGGTTCCTGCCGCAGGTGACGGAGGTCGCGGGCGAGCTCTGGATGGATGCCAACCGGCCGCTCATCCGCCTGCTGCGCGACGCGGGGCGGCTCCTGCGGGAGGCGAGCTACGAGCACTCGTATCCGCACTGCTGGCGCTGCCGGAATCCCCTCATCTACAAGGCCGTCTCGAGCTGGTTCGTCCGTGTCACGGCGATCAAGGACCGGATGCTCGCCGGCAACGAGCAGATCACGTGGGTGCCCGAGAACGTCAAGCACGGCCAGTTCGGCAAGTGGCTCGAGGGCGCGCGGGACTGGTCGATCAGCCGCAACCGCTACTGGGGCTCGCCCATCCCGGTGTGGAAGAGCGACAACCCCGAATACCCGCGCGTCGACGTGTACGGGTCGCTCGAGGAGCTGGAGCGCGACTTCGGCCGCCTGCCGCGCAACGCCGAGGGCGCCGTCGACCTGCACCGGCCCTTCATCGACGACCTGACCCGCCCGAACCCCGACGATCCGTCGGGGCTCTCGACGATGCGCCGCATCGACGACGTCCTCGACGTCTGGTTCGACTCGGCATCCATGCCCTATGCGCAGGTGCACTACCCGTTCGAGAACCACGAGTGGTTCGAGGCGCACGCCCCGGCCGACTTCATCGTGGAGTACATCGGCCAGACGCGCGGCTGGTTCTACGTCATGCACGTCCTGTCGACGGCACTCTTCGACCGTCCCGCGTTCACGGGCGTGTCCTGCCACGGCATCGTCCTCGGCAGCGACGGCCTGAAGATGTCGAAGTCCCTGCAGAACTACCCCGACGTGAGCGAGGTGTTCGACCGCGACGGCTCCGACGCCATGCGCTGGTTCCTGATGGCGAGCTCGGTGCTCCGCGGCGGCAATCTCGTCGTGACCGAGGAGGGGATCCGCGCCGGCGTCCGCGAGTTCCTCCTGCCCCTGTGGAACGCGTGGTACTTCTTCGCCACCTACGCGAACGCCGCGCGCGTGCGCACGAGCGGCGTCGGGGCGAGCGGGTACGAGGCATCCTGGCGGACGGATTCCACCGACGTGCTCGACCGGCACATCCTCGCCCTCACGGGCGATCTGGTGCGCGACGTGGCCGCCGACCTCGATGTCCTGGACTCGACGATGGCCGCGGCGAAACTCCGCGATTTCGCGGAGGCGCTGACCAACTGGTACATCCGTCGCTCGCGCGACCGCTTCTGGGTCGGCGTGACCGAGGATCCGCGGTCGACCGAGGCGTTCGACACGCTCTACACGGTGCTCGAGACGCTGACGCGCGTCGCGGCGCCCCTCATCCCGCTCGTGTCGGAGCGCATCTGGCAGGACCTCACCGGCGGGCGGAGCGTGCACCTCGAGGACTGGCCGGATGCCGGCGCCTTCCCCGCCGCGGACGACATCCGATCCGCGATGGACGCCGTGCGCGAGGCATCCAGCGTGGCGAACGCCCTGCGCAAGAAGGTGGGCAAGCGCGTGCGTCTGCCGCTTCCGCGCCTGACCGTGGTGGTTCCGGATGCCGCGTCCCTCGCGCCCTTCGACGACATCCTGCGCGACGAGCTCAACGTGAAGGCGGTGGAGCTCGTCGAGCTGGATGACGACGTGGCCGAGCGCTACGGCATCACACGACGGCTGAGCATCAACGCGCGGGCGGCGGGTCCGAGGCTCGGCAAGCAGGTGCAGCACGTCATCGCCGGGGCGCGCGCTGGGGTCTGGGAAGAGGTCGACGGCTCCGTCGTCGTCGACGGCGTGGCGCTCCAGGAGGGTGAGTACGAGCTCGCGCTCGAGGCGGGCGGGGTCGGCGAGGGAACGGCCATCGCCCTCCTCGCCGACGGCGGCTTCGTGCTGCTCGACACCGAGACGACCGCCGAGCTCGAGGCGGAGGGCCTGGCGCGCGACGTCATCCGCGCCGTGCAGGACACCCGCAAGGCGGCCGGCTTCGACGTGAGCGACCGCATCGATCTGCGGCTCTCCTTCGACGACGAGGCGGACGCGCGCGCGGTGGCCTCCGCGTTCGCCGATGCGGATGTCGCGGGCGAGACCCTGGCGCTGGATTACGCCGTGCTGGGGCCCGACGGCGGGACACTCCTCGCCGACGGAGCGGTGCTTGCGGGCGCGTCGGGGACGAGCGACCTGGTGCGCGAGCATGCGGCGGGAGACTTCGCCAATCGCGGCGGCTTCCGCGTGGCCGTGACGAAGGTCGAGGCATCCGCATGAGTGATCGCGAGCGCGCCGACGCGGTCTACAGCGCCCTCCTGCTGCGTCAGGGGGAGCGGTGGGTGCAGCCGCGCGTCGAGCGCACGCGGCGCGTGCTCGAGCTGCTCGACGACCCGCAGCGCACGTACCGCGTCGTGCACGTCACGGGCACGAACGGCAAGACGTCGACGAGCCGGATGATCGAGAGCCTCGTACGGGCGCACGGACTGAGGACGGGCCTGTTCACGAGTCCGCACCTCGAGCGCTTCACGGAGCGGATCATGATCGACGGAGAGCCCATCGCGGACGCGGCGATCGCGGACGCGTGGGACGAGGTCGAGCCCTTCATCGGACTGGTCGACGCAGAGCTCGAGGCTGCAGGCGATGCGCCTCTGACGTTCTTCGAGCTGCTCACGGTGCTCGCGTTCGTCGCGTTCGCCGACGCGCCGGTGGATGTCGCGGTGGTCGAGGTCGGGATGGGCGGCTCCTGGGATTCGACGAACACCGCCGACGGAGACGTCGCCGTCATCGCGCCCATCGATCTGGACCACGCCGACCGTCTCGGCGAGACGATCGGCGAGATCGCCTCGGTGAAGGCCGGGATCATCAAGGACGGCGCGGCCGTCGTGTCGTCGCGCCAGGACCCCGCGGCGGAGTCGGTGCTGCGCGCCGCGGCGGCGGCGAAGGGTGCGACGATCGCCTTCGAGGGCCAGGACTTCGCGCTCGCCGAGGGCCGGCTGGCCGTCGGCGGCCAGGCGATCACGGTGCGCGGTCTCGCGGGCGTGTACGAGGACGAGTACGTGCCCCTGTACGGCGGGCACCAGGGCTTCAACGCCGCGCTCGCGATCGCCGCCGTCGAGTCGCTCATCGGCGGGGGAGCGCAGCCGATCACCGGCGAGGTCCTCGCCGAGGGCCTCGGGCAGACGACCTCTCCCGGCCGCCTGCAGCTCGTCGGCGTGAGTCCCACGGTGCTCGTCGACGCGGCGCACAACCCGCACGGGGCGCGGGCGCTCGTCGAGGCGCTGCGCGAGTCGTTCGACTTCGACGAGTGGGGCGTCGTGCTCGGCATCCTCGCCGACAAGGATGCCGCGGGGATCGTCGCGGCTCTCGCGCCTCTCGCGACGCACGTCTTCGCGACGGCGCCGGCCTCCGACAGGGCGAACGACGCCGACCGCATCGCGGATCTGGCCGAGGTCGCGGGCCTTCCCGTCACCGTCCACGGGGACATCGCAGACGCCTCCAACGCCGCGCGGGAGTGGGCCGCGGCATCCGACCGGCGCGCCGTCGTCATCGCGGGGTCGGTCGTGCTCGCCGGCGAGGCGCTCGCCCTCGCCGCGGCCGAGGACTGGAAGTCGGGCTGGTCCGCGTGACCGCGTCCGCCGAGGCCCCCCGCCGAGGGCGCCGGCCGCGCGGAGCGGCCGAGTCGCTCGGCTCGATCGTGCTGGTCTTCGAGTCCCTCATCGTCTTCCTCGGGGGCCTGGCCGTCTTCGGGCTGCAGGCGCTCCCGCCGACGATCCCCGCGTGGTGGGGGATCGCCGGCGGCGCGGCGCTTGCCGCCCTCATGCTCGTGACGGCGGGCGTGCTGCGGTACCGCTGGGGCATCGTCCTGGGCTGGGCGCTGCAGGCGGTGCTCCTCCTCGCGGCGTTCGTCCTCCCGGCGCTCGCCCTCATCGCCCTGATTTTCGGCGGCATGTGGGCGTATGCGACGATCAAGGGGGCGTCGCTCGACAGGCGCAACGCCCGTCTGGCCGCCGAGGCCGAGAACGCGAACGGAGACTGACATGGCCACCGAAGAGACCCTCGTCCTCGTCAAGCCGGACGGCGTCGCCCGCGGGCTGACGGGCCAGATCCTCGCCCGCATCGAAGCGAAGGGCTACTCGCTCGTCGACATCCGCTTGGTCGAGCCCGACCGGGAGACGCTCGAGAAGCACTACGCCGAGCACGAGGGCAAGCCGTTCTACGAGCCGCTCCTCGAGTTCATGATGTCGGGGCCGTCGGTGGCGATCCGCCTGGCGGGCAACCGGGTGATCGAGGGCTTCCGCTCGCTCGCGGGCACGACCGATCCGACGACGGCCGCTCCCGGCACGATCCGCGGCGACCTCGGCCGCGACTGGGGCCTCAAGGTGCAGCAGAACCTCGTGCACGGCTCGGACTCCGTCGAGTCGGCGCAGCGCGAGCTCTCCATCTGGTTCTGACGGCCGGCCGCGTTGGTTCTGACGGCCCGGCCACGGCATCCGTGGTCTAGAACAGCGCGCCGAGCACGTCCAGCCGCACCTGCGCCAGGATGGCGACGATCGCGTAGCTGACGATCGCCAGAAGCGGCACCCAGCCCATGAGCTTCGCCGCGCCGCGGCGCACCCGGTCGGAGACCGGAACGATCCCGGCTCGGAACAGGTGGATCGTGACGACGTAGAAGGTCGGGATCGTCACGACCCACGTCACCATGCACCATGGGCAGAGGGTGCCGAGCACGAAGATGCTCTGGCTGATCAGCCAGATGACGAAGCCGAACGCGAACGCGATCCCCACCCAGAAGCAGAGCCAGAACCAGCGTGCGAAGCGCGCGCCCGCGAGGATCGCCATCCCGACGACGATCGGCGCGACCCATCCGGCGAGGCCGAGGATCGGGTTCGGGAAGCCGAAGACGCTGCCCTGGGCCGAGTCGAGGTTCTTGGTGCACTGCACCAGCGGGCTGAAGTCGCACGAGGCCGCCTCGCCCGGGTTCATCAGCGCGTGGAACTTCTCCATCGTGAGCGAGAAGGCGGCCCACCAGCCGATGACTCCGGCGATCACGAGCCAGACGGCCATCGCCGTGGGACGGGTGTGCGACTGGGCCGATGGCATGCTCCGGATTATGGCATCCAGCACTGTGCGGATGCCGCGTCCCGCCGCCGCGGGAGACCCGCGCATCGGGCTGCCACGCAATCGCCGGGGGAAAGTGCGATAATGGTGGTCGATGCGTCGCGGCCGCGCCGCCTGCGCATCACAGAAGACTTCAGGGCGACGAGCGCCCTTCGCAGTGAGAGCCCCCGCCGGCGAGCCGGGTCCCACTGCAGACCGAGTGAGTTCGCGGCACCGCAGGTGCGGCGCCGCACGAGATTTCGCCGGGCGACGCGCGGTGTCGCCCCGCAGGGAGTACGCCGGTGATGGCAGATGAGAACAACGCACCCTTCGACCCCCAGCCCGAGACGGACGCTCCGCTAGCGCCGGAGCCGTCAGAGGCTGCCCGCGACGAGCTGGCGGCCGCGATCGAGTCGGTCGAGCTCGTCGAGGTCGAGGGCGGCGAAGAGCCCCAGGGCACGGAAGACGACGCGAGCGAGCCGGAGCCCGCTCCGGCCGGCGAACCGGTTCAGGATGCTGCGGCCCCGGCCGAGCCCGCCGGTGACGAGCCGACGGACTCCGCCGCGCCCGCGGTCCCGGAGCGCGTCGGAGGGTCGGACGCCGAGCCCGAGACCCTCACGGCGGTGAGCCTCGGTCTCCTGCCGGAGGTGTTCGTGTCGGCCGTCTCGACCCAGCTCCACTTCTACGCGCCCGAGATCACGGTGCTGCCCCCGCGTGCGGGTCAGCAGCAGCAGCCCGTCGCGGAGGAGGGCGCCGGCACCTCGTCCCGCCGACGCAGCCGCCGGCGCGGCGGAGAAGGCCGGGACGAGGCATCCGACACCGGTTCGGACACCGCCCCCGAGAAGCCCTCGCACCCGCGTCAGCGGGCAGTGGAGCTCATCACCGAGCCGCAGCGCATCAAGGGCTCGACGCGCCTCGAGGCGAAGAAGCAGCGCCGCCGTGACGGCCGCGAGGCGGGCCGGCGACGCGCCGTCGTCACCGAAGCCGAGTTCCTCGCCCGTCGTGAGGCCGTCGACCGCGTCATGATCGTCCGGTCGAAGAACGGGCGCATCCAGATCGCCGTGCTGGAGGACAACGTGCTCGTCGAGCACTACGTCGCACGCAATCAGGACGCCTCGCTCATCGGGAACGTGTATCTCGGGCGCGTGCAGAACGTCCTGCCGAGCATGGAGGCCGCGTTCGTCGACATCGGGCGGGGCCGCAACGCCGTGCTCTACTCGGGCGAGGTGGACTGGGACGCCGTCGAGACCGGCAACCAGCCCCGGCGCATCGAGCTCGCGCTGAAGACCGGCGACAGGGTCCTCGTCCAGGTGACGAAGGACCCCGTCGGCCACAAGGGCGCCCGGCTCACGAGCCAGATCTCACTGCCCGGCCGCTATCTGGTGTACGTTCCGGGCGGCGCGATGAACGGCATCTCGCGCAAGCTCCCCGACACAGAGCGCGCGCGCCTCAAGCGCATCCTCAAGGAGGTGCTCCCGGAATCGTCGGGCGTCATCGTGCGCACGGCCGCCGAGGGCGCCACCGAGGATCAGCTGACCCGCGACGTGCATCGGCTCACCAACCAGTGGGAGCACATCTCCAAGCAGGTGGAGACGATCCAGGCGCCGTCGCTGCTGCACTCCGAGCCGGACCTTCTCGTCAAGATCGTCCGGGACGTCTTCAACGAGGACTTCTCGAAGATGCTCATCCAGGGCGAGGACGCGCACCACACGATCTCGAGCTACCTCGCGAGCGTCGCCCCCGACCTCCTCGAGCGCGTCGAGGCCTACGAGAACGACGGCGACCCGTTCGACGATTTCCGGATCACCGAGCAGATCGAGAAGGCACTGGACCGCAAGGTGTGGCTCCCCTCGGGCGGCTCTCTGGTCATCGACCGCACCGAGGCAATGACGGTGATCGACGTCAACACGGGCAAGTTCGTCGGCTCCGGCGGCAACCTCGAGGAGACGGTGACGAAGAACAACCTCGAGGCCGCCGAGGAGATCGTGCGGCAGCTGCGCCTGCGTGACATCGGCGGCATCATCGTCGTCGACTTCATCGACATGGTGCTCGAGTCCAACCGCGACCTCGTGCTGCGTCGCCTGGTCGAGTGCCTGAGCCGAGACCGCACCAAGCACCAGGTCGCCGAGGTGACGTCGCTCGGCCTCGTGCAGATGACGCGCAAGAAGCTCGGCCTCGGCCTCCTCGAGACGTTCAGCGAGGCGTGCGAGGTCTGCGCCGGTCGCGGCGTCATCGTGCACCACGACCCCGTCGTGAAGCACCGCGGTGCCGCTGCGGCCGGACCGCAGGGCGGCCGCCGGCCGCGGGCGAGCTCATCGCCGGCACCCGCCAACGGAACCCACGTCATCACGGAGGGCGTGAAGTCCGCGCTCGCCCAGATCGCGGCATCCACGATCCACCATCATGAAGAGGTGCCGGCGGACGCCCAGCCGGAGGCTCCCGCGGCGGTCGAGCTGCCGCTCGAGCAGCCGGCCGAGCGGCCGAAGAAGCCCCGCACGAAGCGCGGCGAGTCGAAGAAGCCGAAGACCGAGAAGGACATCCTCCTCGACTCGGTGCTGAACGCCCTCCCCGAGCCGAAGGCGCCGGGCCAGGGCCGGTCGCGGCGCCGCGTGACGACGGCGGCGCTCACCGGGACGCCCGTGCCGCACCTGCCCGCGCAGGGCGAGTAGGCCGAGTGATCGGCGCCGCCTGCCCTCGGGGCCCGGGGCGTTCGTTCCCGAGCCCTCAGGGGCGGCGGCGCTGACGTCCCGTGACGCGCAGTCCGGAGGCGATGAGCGCGCGAACGAGCGTGCGGCCGTCGACGTGACGCGCGCCGGCGGCGACGAGCCGTGCATGCGCGTCTTCCGGCACGTCGTAGTGGTCCAGATCGAAGCCGCGGCGGGGGATGCCGTTCGCCGCAGCGAACGCGTGGAGCTCATCGAGGTTGTCGTCTGACACCAGATGGGCCCAGAGTCGACCGTGCGCCGGCCAGCGCGGATCGTCGATGAGGATCGCCACGTCCCGATCCTATGCACGCCCGGCGGCGACACGACCCTCCGCGCTTTTGGGGTTTGCCGCGGCATCCGGTAAAGTAGTCCTTTGGTGCGTCGAGACATCCGCACCGCGTCTTTCGTGACATCCGAGCGCGTGCGCTCCAAGAAGAAACAAGGTGTGAAGTGGTTTACGCAGTTGTGCGCGCCGGCGGCCGGCAGGAGAAGGTCCAGGTCGGCACGGTCGTCGTCCTCGACCGCCAGGCGGCCAAGGTCGGCGACAAGATCGAGCTCCCCGCGGTGCTGCTCGTCGACGGCGACGCCGTGACGACGGACGCCGACAAGCTCTCGCAGGTCGTCGTCACCGCCGAGGTCCTCGGTGAGGAGCGCGGCCCGAAGATCGTGATCCAGAAGTTCAAGAACAAGACCGGCTACAAGAAGCGCCAGGGTCACCGTCAGGACCTCACGCGCGTCAAGATCACCGGCATCAAGTAAGTCCAGGAAGAGGCGCAGAGATGGCACACAAAAAGGGCGCAAGCTCCACTCGTAACGGTCGTGACTCCAACGCCCAGCGACTCGGCGTGAAGCGCTTCGGCGGCCAGGTCGTCAGCGCGGGCGAGATCCTCGTCCGCCAGCGCGGCACGCACTTCCACCCCGGCGCCAACGTCGGCCGCGGTGGCGACGACACGCTGTTCGCGCTGTCGGCCGGCGCCGTCCAATTCGGCCAGAAGGGCGGCCGCAAGGTCGTCAACATCGTCGCGGCCGCGGAGTAGGCTTCCACCGGCTCAGCCACCGGCTCAGCAGGCGGTCTTTCGCGAGGGGCGGGCTTCGGCTCGCCCCTCGCTGTCTTTCCCCCGCACGAACCAGGAGAGGATCCCATGGTCACCTTCGTCGACCGGGTCACACTGCACCTCCGTGCGGGCAAAGGCGGCAACGGCTGCGTCTCGGTGCGCCGTGAGAAGTTCAAGCCGCTCGCCGGACCAGACGGCGGCAACGGCGGACACGGCGGCGATGTCGTGCTCGTCGCCGACCCCCAGGTGACGACGCTCCTCTCGTACCACCACTCACCTCACCGCCACGCGGGAAACGGCGGCTTCGGCATGGGCGACAACCGCTCGGGTGCCGCGGGGGAGTCCCTCGAGCTGCCCGTCCCGGTGGGCACCGTCGTGAAGGACGCGGACGGCGAGACGCTCGTCGATCTCATCGAGCCCGGCATGCGCTTCGTCGTCGCGCCGGGCGGCCTCGGCGGCCTCGGCAACGCGGCGCTCGCATCGCCCAAGCGCAAAGCCCCGGGCTTCGCGCTGCTCGGCACGCCGGGCTGGGAGGGCGACGTCCAGCTCGAGCTCAAGACCGTCGCGGACGTGGCCCTCGTCGGCTACCCCTCGGCCGGCAAGTCCAGCCTCATCGCCGCGATCTCCGCCGCGCGTCCGAAGATCGCCGACTATCCGTTCACGACGCTGCATCCGAACCTCGGGGTGGTGCAGGCCGGCGACGTCCGGTTCACCGTCGCCGATGTCCCCGGCCTCATCGAAGGCGCGAGCGAGGGCCGCGGGCTCGGCCTCGAGTTCCTCCGTCACGTCGAGCGGTGCACGGCGCTCGTGCACGTCCTCGACTGCGCGACCCTCGACCCGGGGCGCGATCCCCTCAGCGACCTCGAGGTGATCCTCGCCGAGCTCGCGGCCTACCCGGTGCCCGACGGACAGGTCCCGCTCCTCGAGCGCCCGCAGCTCGTCGCGCTCAACAAGGTCGACGTGCCCGAGGCCAAGGACCTCGCCGACCTCGTGCGCCCCGACCTGGAGGCCCGCGGCTTCCGCGTGTTCGATATCTCGACAGTGAGCCACGAGGGCCTGCGCCCGCTCACCTTCGCGCTGGGCGACATCGTCACGCGTCACCGCGCCGATGAGGCCGTCAAACCGGCGCCCGAGCGCATCGTCATCCGGCCCAAGGGCTCCGAGAAGGAGTTCTGGGTCCGCGTCGAGGGGGGCACCTACGGCGATGTCTTCCGCATCCTCGGCGAGAAGCCGCTCCGCTGGGTGCAGCAGACCGACTTCCAGAACGACGAGGCCGTCGGCTACCTCGCCGACCGCCTCAACAAGCTCGGCGTCGAGGACGAGCTCTTCCGCGCCGGCGCGACCCCGGGCGCCACCGTCGTGATCGGCGAGGGCGACGGCGTCGTCTTCGACTGGGACCCGTCGCTCACCTCGACCGCCGAGCTGATCACCGCTCCGCGCGGCACGGATGCGCGACTGGATGCCTCGGGCCGCCGCACGACGTCCGAGCGCCGCGAGCAGTACCACGAGCGGATGGATGCCAAGGCCGACGCACGCGCCGAGCTCGAGGCAGAGCGGCTCGCGGGCGCGTCGTGGGCCGAGGAGGACGACGAGTGACCGCTCGGGTCCGCGCCGACCTGCCCTCCGCCCGGCGCGTCGTGGTGAAGGTGGGCTCGTCGTCCATCAGCGGCGACAACGCCGGCAAGATCCAGCCGATCGTGGAAGCACTCGCGGCCGCCCACGGGCGAGGCACCGAGGTCGTCCTGGTGTCGTCGGGGGCCATCGCGACGGGCATGCCCTACCTCGCGCTCGACGAGCGGCCGAGCGATCTGGCCACCCAGCAGGCGGCGGCCGCGGTCGGTCAGAACGTGCTCATCTACCGCTACCAGGACGCGCTCCGGCCCTTCCGCATCGTCGCCGGTCAGGTGCTGCTCACCGCAGGCGACCTCGAGAACGCGACCCACCGCTCCAACGCGCGCCGCGCCATGGAGCGCCTGCTGAGCCTGCGCATCCTCCCCGTCGTCAACGAGAACGACACCGTCGCGACCCACGAGATCCGCTTCGGCGACAACGACCGCCTCGCGGCCCTCGTCGCCGAGCTCATCGGCG
This region includes:
- a CDS encoding MFS transporter; translation: MSVTSAPPAPTPVPDSVTPARRVAWASMIGTSLESFDFYVYAYFAAFFVGPLFFDPLGDVGKTLAALATIALAFVVRPIGAVIFGHMGDRLGRRATLLWTIAIMGVATGLIGVLPTYAQAGWIGAALLLVLRIAQGLSLGGEWGGSILLATEHSGPVKRAFYAAIPQLGSPVGSILSATVFLVMVSVLPPEELAAWGWRIPFLIAFPLLLVSLYLRLSIDETPVFENVVATGRRDRVPFLTMFRLRPVAIVIAIGAALLGIGSYSLMNTYTINYGAEQLGFSFQALLIATTIGALLQLVTIPLFGAWATRIGSARVVLWGALGTLLITFPMYWLLQFATFPILIATMIIGGILPTMSWAALGGLMNDLFPDHFRYSALSIAYALAATVSGFVPLVTAWLGAETDFAWWHPGIVLAILSALTLVSAWAAARRRPEPEQG
- the ileS gene encoding isoleucine--tRNA ligase — translated: MAYPRPSAFGPAADASTSSGQVPVTPSPRFPDIERETLAFWARDDTFRASIAHREGAEEWVFYDGPPFANGLPHYGHLLTGYAKDLFPRFQTMRGKKVDRVFGWDTHGLPAELEAMKQLGITEKDEIEAMGVATFNAKARESVLEYTREWEDYVTRQARWVDFERGYRTLDTNYMESVLWAFKTLHEKGLAYEGYRVLPYCWRDQTPLSSHELRMDDDVYKMRQDPSVTVTFPLTGAKAEALGLTAVRALAWTTTPWTLPTNLALAVGPDIRYVVVPGGPNGAADIRPGDDPLEATAHRYLLAEELLAGYAKDLGYETAEFAREAVVQTVLGSELADVTYDRLFDHYADAATWGTQNAWRILVDDYVTTADGTGIVHQAPAYGEDDQRITEAAGIPLIMSLDDGGRFLPQVTEVAGELWMDANRPLIRLLRDAGRLLREASYEHSYPHCWRCRNPLIYKAVSSWFVRVTAIKDRMLAGNEQITWVPENVKHGQFGKWLEGARDWSISRNRYWGSPIPVWKSDNPEYPRVDVYGSLEELERDFGRLPRNAEGAVDLHRPFIDDLTRPNPDDPSGLSTMRRIDDVLDVWFDSASMPYAQVHYPFENHEWFEAHAPADFIVEYIGQTRGWFYVMHVLSTALFDRPAFTGVSCHGIVLGSDGLKMSKSLQNYPDVSEVFDRDGSDAMRWFLMASSVLRGGNLVVTEEGIRAGVREFLLPLWNAWYFFATYANAARVRTSGVGASGYEASWRTDSTDVLDRHILALTGDLVRDVAADLDVLDSTMAAAKLRDFAEALTNWYIRRSRDRFWVGVTEDPRSTEAFDTLYTVLETLTRVAAPLIPLVSERIWQDLTGGRSVHLEDWPDAGAFPAADDIRSAMDAVREASSVANALRKKVGKRVRLPLPRLTVVVPDAASLAPFDDILRDELNVKAVELVELDDDVAERYGITRRLSINARAAGPRLGKQVQHVIAGARAGVWEEVDGSVVVDGVALQEGEYELALEAGGVGEGTAIALLADGGFVLLDTETTAELEAEGLARDVIRAVQDTRKAAGFDVSDRIDLRLSFDDEADARAVASAFADADVAGETLALDYAVLGPDGGTLLADGAVLAGASGTSDLVREHAAGDFANRGGFRVAVTKVEASA
- a CDS encoding folylpolyglutamate synthase/dihydrofolate synthase family protein yields the protein MSDRERADAVYSALLLRQGERWVQPRVERTRRVLELLDDPQRTYRVVHVTGTNGKTSTSRMIESLVRAHGLRTGLFTSPHLERFTERIMIDGEPIADAAIADAWDEVEPFIGLVDAELEAAGDAPLTFFELLTVLAFVAFADAPVDVAVVEVGMGGSWDSTNTADGDVAVIAPIDLDHADRLGETIGEIASVKAGIIKDGAAVVSSRQDPAAESVLRAAAAAKGATIAFEGQDFALAEGRLAVGGQAITVRGLAGVYEDEYVPLYGGHQGFNAALAIAAVESLIGGGAQPITGEVLAEGLGQTTSPGRLQLVGVSPTVLVDAAHNPHGARALVEALRESFDFDEWGVVLGILADKDAAGIVAALAPLATHVFATAPASDRANDADRIADLAEVAGLPVTVHGDIADASNAAREWAAASDRRAVVIAGSVVLAGEALALAAAEDWKSGWSA
- a CDS encoding DUF4233 domain-containing protein, with product MTASAEAPRRGRRPRGAAESLGSIVLVFESLIVFLGGLAVFGLQALPPTIPAWWGIAGGAALAALMLVTAGVLRYRWGIVLGWALQAVLLLAAFVLPALALIALIFGGMWAYATIKGASLDRRNARLAAEAENANGD
- the ndk gene encoding nucleoside-diphosphate kinase — encoded protein: MATEETLVLVKPDGVARGLTGQILARIEAKGYSLVDIRLVEPDRETLEKHYAEHEGKPFYEPLLEFMMSGPSVAIRLAGNRVIEGFRSLAGTTDPTTAAPGTIRGDLGRDWGLKVQQNLVHGSDSVESAQRELSIWF